GTTGTAGTAGATCCAGGGTAACAGCATGCAttcaaataaacaaaacaaacacagttAAGAGTTTTGTCCTCCCTTAGGCATCAACAGGCTATTTTATAGCACTCTACCCTGAATCCTGATTCATGTAACTCAACTTCCCACTCCCTGTCTTTTGGATGACAAAACACATGAAATGGAACTCCAAGGCCTTAGGATTCCTGTACTTAACTTTAGGCCCATTCTGTCTAACTCCTGTCTGAGGTCAATTTGGTTGTTATTTAAAGGGTAGGAAGCATGAGATTTTACTTAGTAACTTAATTGTAGTCACAATCTAGTTACGTGTAAGTACAAACATAGTTATGTTTTGGGGCTAGCTCGGTAGCTAGCtcaagctggctaacattagccacacCTCAAACTATTCACAGACTTTGTGGCTGGGTTATCTAATGGGAAAACGTTAGCTTGGCAGGCTCTGGTGCTTTCTTGCTGTGGGCTCAAAACTAAAGAGAAAATCATGTCTGCTTGCTCTATTTGTGTAGTACCTTGTCTGTTctgctttttttcttcttttttttctttttcaactttttattttcttttttactTTTTGACATGTTCTCTGTATAGTAGATTATGGGTTTTGTAACTTTTACCACCTTGGCTTAGTGCTAGCATGCTAGCTGACTGATATCTGGAATCTATTTTTAGGGATTTCGGCCCGGTGAAGcgcccacctccccctcactttGGCAGCTAACTCAGTCTGCACTCACTTTGGCAGCTAACTCAGTCTGCACCCTTTTAAAAGTTTTACCATCAGATGGGGCCCCAAGCATCAGTCTGTAAGTCTCTCCTCTATTTATATTttagttgtgttgtggtgtgttagtTGTGTTCTAGCTGTTGGGCTCTAGCTTGCCAAGCATAACCATGGTGGTTGGCTAGTCTGGCTAGGCTAATAGCTAGTTGGCCAAATAGCTCATGTTAGCTGGCGAAcactttaatgtagctgtaagcTAGGTGTTTATAGCAACTGGCTGACTCATTCAGTGCTAACGTAACATTAGCAGGCTGGTAAGGCTGAACGTTTGCAGAATAGTAGGGCTACTGTTAGCAGGCTAGTTGGCTAGCAACCTTGCAAGTTGATTTGTAACAATACATTCATAAAGTGTTTGCTTGTAAATTGGCAGAAAATATCATTAAAACCAGTAGTGATGAGTGCCAACAATTTGGTTTAACTTAAAGTTGTACATTTTAAGTTATTTCTGTTGGAGTTTACATGATAGGGAATAGGCTCTTGCCTGGTCCTCCATATGACATCTGTCGTGGAataatcagaatttgttggtaacatatgtaagatgttttatattcatcatatgtttgtaagttacatCTCATCaataatgttatttttgtataatactgtggcagggttgcagttatctgttctatgtcaagactaagttgcatgggccgcagagaggggagaggtcaaagtatcatcatgtgtaaacatatctcttggctccacaatgtctgtgtgccagtcagtgtgtctctgtgatcttgtcaagataggattggttgtatttagagttggttgtatctaaatgacaatttgatatatgcctgttgatatggagggttggtttatggttctggggtttgagtaaggagacaaagctgaacgatgaattatgccgatgctgtcttatcctgtgtgtgtctttgctataaaggacctcatttgaaatgtggaaggggctctcagagaattcatggttagacactgaattgcctgagagtcacaggattgtgatagagctgatataattaaagatggactttgataactaactctgacttgtgtgtggtttgcgctcatgatttggtaaatagaggaaatttccacgacacatcACACCCCAGAAAAATATTTTTCGACATCGGAATTCTGATCGATTTTATGTAATAACTccaaaaaattaaaaataaggTAGAACTTTGCATAGGGACTTTGATGTGTATGCTAATGCAAATGCATATGTTACATGTGGTTACGTTTATGCTACCTACCCTTTAATGCTTCAGCTAGTTGTAAAGTAGTCTAGTTGTAAATCTCATGCAAACAAAGAAACAGGTTCAGGTTTATTTAACATAATTGCACATAATGTGCAAAACACACGTAAAAGGTGATGTAACAGAGTGAAGGTTCTTCTTTCGATCCCTGATTCCTGTAACAAGTTCCAGTGCTGTATCTGCCTAGACATCTTCACTAACCCTTTCTCTATACCCTGTTGCCACAACTTCTGCCTGGCCTGTGTCAAAGGCTACTGGGACACCAGCGACCGCTTTGAGTGCCCCCTCTGTAAGGGTTGCTTCCGCCGCCGACTCGAGTTATGCATCAACTGTGCTTTAAAGGACTTCACAGAGCACTGTAAGGGATCGCTGAAGGTGATAAATGGCATGTATTGTGTTTATACAGTCgaaattggaagtttacatataccttggCCAAGTAAATTGAAACTaaattttcacaattcctgacatttaaacttgtcctgtcttaggtcagttaggatcaccactttattttaagaatgtgaaatgccagaataatagtagagagaattatttatttcagcttttatttctttcatcacattcccagtgggtcagaagtttgcatagaCTCAATTAcaatttggaagcattgcctttaaattgtttaacttggatcaaacgtttcgggtagccttccacaagctttccacaataagttgggtgaattttggcccattcctcctgacaaagctggtgtaactgagtcaggtttttaggcctccttgctcgcacacgctttttcagttctgcccactaatgttctataggattgaggtcagggctttgtgatggccactccaacaccttgacattgttgtccttaagtaatttcgccacaactttggaagtatgtttggggtcattgtacatttggaagacccatttgcaaccaagctttaacttcctgactgatgacttgagatgtttcttcaatatattcacataatttccaacctcatgatctattttgtgaagtgcaccagtcccttctgcagtaaagcacccccacaacatgatgctgccacccccgtgcttcatggttgggatggtgttattcggcttacaagcctccccctttctacttcaaacataacgatgttcattatggccaaacagttctatttttgtttcatcagaacagaggatatttctccaaaaagtctttgtccccatgtgcagttgcaaacccttgtctggctttttttgtgGTTTTGGactagtggcttcttccttgcttagcggcctttcaggttatgtcaatatcgaactcgttttactgtgaatatagatacttttgtacctgtttcctccagcatcttcacaaggtcctttgctgttgttctgggattgatttgcacttttcgcaccaaagtacgttcatctctaggagacagaatgcgtctccttcctgagcagtatgacggctgcgtggtcccatggtgtttatacttgagtagtattgtttgtacagatgaacatggtaccttcaggtgtttggaaattgctcccaaggatgtacttgtggaggcctacaattattttggctgatttatttagattttcccatgatgtcaagcaaagaggcagtgagtttgaaggtaggccttgaaattcatccacaggtacacctccaattgactcaaatgatgtcaattaacctatcagaagcttctaaagccatgacatcattttctggaatattccaagctgtttaaaggcacagtcaacttagtgtatgtaaacttccgacttcaactgtatattatatttatataattattaatattattataaatTTTTATATTATCTTATAAAGGTCAAAGCCCGGCAGGCGGAGGAAGACGATTATCAAGATATAGGACTATCAGTGGCACAGTGATCCCCAGGGCTCAATCCTGAGCCCGATGCAGTTTCCTGCAATTTCTGCACTGGGACGAAGCAGAAGGCTGTTAAGTCCTGTCTTGTGTGCCAGGGGTCATACTGCAAGACACACCTGGGGCCTCACCAGAGAGAGCCGTCCCTCCAGATGCACAGGCTGACAAACACAGCAACCTTCACCACGCCCGCCTTGTGCAGGAAGCACGAGCGGCCCCTGGGCCTCTTCTGCAGGAACAACCAGGAACAACCAGTGTGTGCGAGGTGCACCGAGACAAGGGCCCCAACACTAttcctatggagagagagagagagagagtgcaaaaaGATGGGAGCAAGTTGAACATAGCTCTAAATATTAAAAGCTGTATGATTAACTTCATAATAAAACATTATACCTGCAAGCTTTAAATAAAGTGTTACTAAATTGTATCTTGCCAATTCAGGCACATACTCTCCAACAAATGTGATTTTCAGTATTATCCAAAGACATTTCCAGTTTTAGAGGCTAGTAATCCTACAGTTTCCGGGTTTTGTCTTCAGAGACTTATGAAAAAGACTGAAGGAGATTTGCTGAGGATGGTTCAGGACAGACTGAGTAAGATGGATGAGATCAAACACTCAGTGGAGATCAGCAGAGTGAGTTCTCATGATAAGCATCCTGAATGTTATGGGGTACCCAAGGGCTCAACTCTGGGTCCATTAAAATTGTATTAATTCAATCTGGTTTGATAAATAATATTCATTAAATATACAGTACCGTAAGCTCAGTAGAGTGAGTTCTTATGATAAGCATCCTGACTGTTATTGTTTTCATCTATGTGGGGTACCACAGGGCTCAACTCTGAGTCCTCTGCAGTTGTATTCATTTAACGTGGTTTGATGAATATGCAGGACTTCAGCAAGAACACTTGTTCAAAACCATTGTCTTTAATATTGcattattttctattttctttgGTCTTGTGCTGAAAAAGAGATAAGCCAGGCTTGAGAGAAGCCAGGCTGAGCTCATCAAGGTGATTGAGGAGAAGCAGCAGAGAGGTGGGCTGAGGGGCTAATCAAAGAGCTGGATCAGGAAATCACTGAGGTAAAAAACAAAAGCACTGAGCTGGAGCAGCTCTCACACTGAGGACCAACAACACTTCATACAGGTCAGTGTCTCTTTTATCTCAATACTGATACATTGATATAACATGTCATTTTGTAAACTGACTTTGCCTTTCTAAATTTCCCTAGATGGGATAAATAAAGTTATGTTAATAAATTGAATAGAATTGAAATGAACTGAACTTAAATGGATCGTTCCccaaaattacaaaatgacataaTGGTTTTCTTAGACAAGGTATGACagtaatccatgctttggttAAGTTTACTTGGCACTGTTTCCATGGTTTACGCCTGTGCCGGGCCACCTGAGAGACAAGCCCAAGAAGGTGGGGGTGTTTCTGGATTATGAGGAGGGATTGGTCTCCTTTTATAATGTGGAAAATAAGGCCCATATTTATAGTTATAGTTGGTGTGTCTTCACCGAGACCCTGTATCAGTACTTTAGCCCGTCTCCATGGCGGAGGAAAGAACACAGCCCTGTTTGGTGGAAAGGGCTTATACAGTTGTTAGGTCTATAGTCCCACCCGTGGTCctgtctatagctgtgaggagccGTCAATCATCCGTTCGATCACATCACGTTGTTCTGAGACTGTTGTCTGACTGGAGATCGTCTCTCAATTCTGGCCAGAAATAGAAATAACTAACTCTACTGATGGAcggataaaaaaaatgtaatcaacaTTTTGTAAGCACGTAAGGTCAAATTACtgatatatatattcttattctaCTGTGAGAAGTCTATATTCAATTCTTACATTTTTCTAAATCTAAATCTAAATGCGCAACAAGTGTAAGCAAAAATCACCTTTTATCAGTAGCTCAATGGCATTAAAGGGAATGGGAAAGGATAGAGAATGGAAAGAGGATCTGAGAtgatggagagaagagggaggagtgtGGAACAGGTAGGCGTTTGTGGGGGAGAGAAAACAGACGATTTATGATGGTTGTGATATGATTAAACGTCTGTTTGAACACAGGGGttccctgacagagagagagaggggaggagatagggaaagagaaaagagagagttggaaggagagagggtgggatgagatcgaggaaggagagaaagggaagagaggggggagaggtgtgagagtgggtgagtgagtgtgtgagagagaggtggggagggggagagaaagtgtgagtgagagaaaaagaaagggagagagagagggagagggagtcggtgaaaagagagagaaaagagacagagaaaggggaatCTGCCTCTTGGGACAGAGTAACTTCCACGTCGATACAGGAAATATACTCATCGTAAAAGGTAAGATTTAACATTTCGTTTTTCTCACTGTtgtaattattataatttttttcctGCTATACACAAAAAAACTAACATTTTCCATGGTAATGTGAGATGTTTTTTTGAAAATGGTTCAATATTGTTGTCATGACATATTTCAGTCACTTTACTACTCTTTCATTTATGTTTTCTGTAATAATCTTTGTCAATAAAGAGAACATTTTCCACATGGGGCAAATATAGACGTCTTATGTAAAACTGCTCATTTTGAACTGTGTGTCCTTCACCATCCAATGAGCTTAAAGGAATTTAGACTATGGGGAACAATGGGGAAATTTACAGTTTCTATGTGCATTTTGTATATGGATAAATATATGGAATTGCAAATACATGGGTGATTACGCATGCGTGCgtctatgtgcatgtgtgtgtgtgtgtgcatgcatgtgtgtgtgtaaaggaatGTGAGGAGAGTGTGTCCTACAGATGGTAGCTCAGAAGTGATGATGcaggcctctcctcctccctcccctccccctctcctgcccCCCTCCTGTGTCCAGCTGGCTTCTATAGCCTcagccccctctctcccccctccctctttaaGCCAATCCATTAAACTATCCCATATTCTACCTCCTCCTTTCCTTCTCATCCCTCAATTCTTTCTCCATCTACACCACCCAAAAATTGAACTATCGTTTACATTTGAGCACTACGTTCACTTTAGGCCTGCTTCAAGAGTTTGTCTAGGATACCTTGATATTTTAATGCTGTATACTATGATTCTAAGACTTTAGACTGTCTTCCTCAGTGAATACATTTCTGTTCTGAATCTTTATCTTTGGCAGAGTCAAGGTTGGCCTGTGAAAAACCACCTGACCAACTCCACTGAGACTTGTATTACAAATCTTCTAAAACAGGTCGGGAACCTGGACAAACTTGGCCATACCTGCAGGAGGTTTGGGTCGTGGCCCAAAGGTGGGTTTCAAGTGATCGGGCATACACCATACACCATTCAGATTCAGTGGGTTTGGATCAATTGACCATCTGGGATTCAACCTTTCAGAGCCAACTGAAGATTCCTGAAGGATTTAAACTGTGGTCTAGCTGATTACCGTGTGGTTTAGACAAGACTGAAAAGACAGACATTGGTTTACTGAAATTTGTCTAGTATTCACAAATGATTGTTTCTTTCTACTGAAACTGTGTGGGAAACTGACATTTCCAACTGTGTCAAAATTGAAAAACCAACATCCAAAGAACACCCAAGACCTTACAACCATTTGAGACAATATGCACCGCCTTCCTCTTCCTTGTTCATCTTTGCCCCACCCCATAATAACACTTAACCACGCCCTTTTCCTTGGACTAATTTTAATCCTCCAATGGGGTCCCCTGGGGGCCAGAGCTCAGAACGACACTGAGCCAATCGTGTTGGAGGGGAAGTGTCTGGTGGTTTGTGACTCCACCCCGTCGTCGGAACCGTCGGGTAACGCGTTGGGGATGTCGGTGCGGTCAGGGGCCGGTCGAGTGGCGTTCTCCGCTGTCCGGAACACTAACCACGAACCCTCTGAGATGAGCAACCGTACCATGACCATCTACTTTGACCAGGTTAGTGAGACCATACCATGACCATCCAATAGACTGAATAACTGTGGTCAACTTTTACATGATAAAAAAGTCAACTTTTGTCAACTTTTATCAacttgtttctctccctctccgtctctcccccctctctttctccctctcggtcctccacctctatccctctctctctccccccacctctctctctctccgtctctttctcagATCCTGGTGAATGTGGGCAGCCATTTTGACCCAGCACGCAGCATCTTTGTGGCTCCCAGAAAAGGAGTCTTCAGTTTCTGCTTCCATGTGGTCAAAGTATACAACCGACAGACAATACAGGTAGGAGTTACACATGAAAACACAAATAATATTACCACAAATTGAtgtatattttctctctctcccttccagtggAGGCtcatcagaggaggaaggggagtacCATCCTACTTAGTggatttcataaaaataaaatagtatAACATTCAAAAGTTAGATAataatactaaatatattcacgtcacgaagttattgattaaaacacactgttttataATGAAGGTCTactgtagcctcaacagcactctctggggaagcaccatggtgtagccagaggacagctattttctgtcctcctctgggtacattaacTTCAattcaaaacctaggaggctcatggttttcAGTTTTTACCCCCTTTCTTAGACATACATCCTccggacgtcctccaacctatcagagctcttgtagcATAAACTGACATTGTCCACTCAATCAAAGGgtcagataattaatctagtactgaaagcataagctacagctagctagtgatgcagtgcataaaatgtggtaagtagttgactcaaagagagagaaagacaatagttgaacagttttgaacaaattaatgaaaaattaaggagaagcagcacattcacttacttagctagctaatacagctagctaatttagcctactcaaacacctggctcaaagatagaggaatgctatttatgttagggagctggctaaggctatccaacactggaacttttccaagtcaaggtaagctttcggtTTTGTTAATCTATTGCCACAGATTTGTTGGGTTTACCTGCacattagttctagtagctatgttgactatgatgttagctaatatggtgacattgacaacgatgtaggctgtgtgcagCAGTTAGTGGTTATGCTATGAAAGTTATTTTTGCCTGgccacagacagctgttgtgtgGTGCACAGAAGTCCACTAGCGAAGGgaaaagatgagaggaggagagtgcatagatgcAAGAAATAATTATACAATGAGCAAAGTGATGATGCTGTTCGTATGTGGGTGCTATaaaagtgaactgtgtgtgcgGGTGATCAGGGgcgtattcattctgccgattatgtttttttttaaaatctaaaaTGGAAGCAAATGGAGCAAAACAGGGATAAACCTACCTGAAACTATTGTTTGCAATTGTTTGgaataatgattacaccctatatccaCTAGATGCAATGTGCAATGCCgtattgaatgtgtcattattccaaaacatgcattgtgTTTGCAACTAGGCACTAAAGCAATACTACAAAAAGATtagtatgtttggggcaaatccaatacaacacattactgaataccactcaacatattttcaagcatggtggtggctgcatcttgctattggtatgcttgtcatcgttacggactggggagtttttcaggataagaaacggaatggagttaagcacaggcaaaatcctagatgaaaacctggttcagtctgtttttcACCAGATACTGGGAGATGAAATCACCTTTCAGTGGTGCAATAATCCAAGATGACAGTAAATGTTCCTTAGTGGCCGAGTTAAAGTTTTGACTGAAATCTATTTGAAAAACTATGAAAAGACCTGGAAATGGTTGTACGGCATTGATCAACAtccaaatgttgcacaatcctggTGTGTAAAGCtcgtagagacttacccagagagacagctgtaatcacagctgtaatcgctgccgaaggtgatTCCACagagtattgactcaggggtgcgAATTATTTATGAATTTAATTTTCTAGAAATTTGCAAACACTTCTAAAAACAagttttcataaaaataaaaatcaattgaatccattttaaatttaggctgtaacacaacaaaatgtggaataagtccaggggtatgaatactttctgaaggcactgtgcgTTCGTAGGCTACGTTGTAGCAACCTCGTGATGGCTATAGGAAaacatttgagtatcatgtagtagcctaaacctaccaatgttacattgagcttggtgaatggaatatgaatgacggtcatccaatatgctgtaatagaaataaggccatgctcataaaaaataaaaaaatcggggcctcccgggtggcgcagtggttaagggcgctgtactgcagcgccagctgtgccatcagagtcctgggttcgcgcccaggctctgtcgtaaccggccgcgaccgggaggtccgtggggcgacgcacaattggcctagcgtcgcccgggttagggagggcttggtcggtaggggtttccttgtctcatcgcgcaccagcgactcctgtggcgggctgggcgcagtgtacgctagccaaggtggccaggtgcacggtgtttcctccggcgcattggtgctgctggcttccgggttggatgtgcgctgtgttaaaagaagcagcggcttggttggttgtgtatcggaggacgcatgactttcaaccttcgtctctcccgagcccgtacgggagttgtagcgatgagacaagatagtagctactacaacaattggatactacgaaattggggagaaaaaggggtaaaattcaaaaaaaaaaaaaaaaaatgtaaaaatcatCATCCCTAATCTTAAACGACACCGACTGCCACTTCttccttcctatctctctctctctcggtccctccCTTACGGACAAAGCGATTTGGGATCACTGCTTTCACTGGTGACCAGTGAAAgcaggccttaatgctcaaatcagttATGTTTTTCAAATCTGTTTTGaaatactgactgtccaaactaCAGTAATATGCTGACATGGCTATGCTAGTAACAAGGAGTGTGTGCACAGTGTTTTAGGCTGATTGCTGATGGTGCTCGTGCTTCCTATAACTCAGaagttatttttcattttttttaaaattgtat
This Oncorhynchus clarkii lewisi isolate Uvic-CL-2024 chromosome 21, UVic_Ocla_1.0, whole genome shotgun sequence DNA region includes the following protein-coding sequences:
- the LOC139379389 gene encoding cerebellin-1-like encodes the protein MHRLPLPCSSLPHPIITLNHALFLGLILILQWGPLGARAQNDTEPIVLEGKCLVVCDSTPSSEPSGNALGMSVRSGAGRVAFSAVRNTNHEPSEMSNRTMTIYFDQILVNVGSHFDPARSIFVAPRKGVFSFCFHVVKVYNRQTIQVSLVLNGHPVISAFAGDQDVTREAATNAGLVTMERGDKAYLKLERGNLMGGWKYSTFSGFLVFPL